Genomic segment of Patescibacteria group bacterium:
ATTATCGAAAAGGTTCTAATAATTTATTCAGATATGATAATGCCCCCGACCCAAGGGCTAAAAACTTAAAGACATTTCCTTACCATAAACACCTTGAAGCTGGAAATATTACTGAATCAAAACAG
This window contains:
- a CDS encoding DUF6516 family protein; the encoded protein is YRKGSNNLFRYDNAPDPRAKNLKTFPYHKHLEAGNITESKQMELTDIINEIENLFISEDND